A stretch of Mesorhizobium sp. M2A.F.Ca.ET.046.03.2.1 DNA encodes these proteins:
- a CDS encoding LysR family transcriptional regulator, translating into MDTLTRMRAFIDVVEAEGFSAAARKIGRSKALLSKYVRELEDELGALLLNRTTRQFSLTEAGHTYYQRASEIVREVDSLAEAVRQSSGDVRGRIKLSAARTFADAPIGQSLVDFARQHPDIVLDIHLDDRFVDLVEEGFDLAVRISRLENSSLIARRLAPFSVRLCASPELIAKHGAPTRPQDLANLPCIVDTNGRSLANWRFKGEGEESISVAVSGPIEVNSPIVARAAALSGLGFAMLPDFIAAPDLASGKLVTALDDRILAGTGIFAVYPHRRYLPAKVRVFVDFLVHWFRTRDTGA; encoded by the coding sequence ATGGATACATTGACCCGCATGCGCGCCTTCATCGACGTGGTCGAGGCGGAGGGCTTTTCGGCCGCGGCGCGCAAGATCGGCCGCTCCAAGGCGCTGTTGTCGAAATATGTGCGCGAGCTGGAGGACGAGCTCGGCGCGCTGCTCTTGAACCGCACCACGCGCCAGTTCTCGCTGACCGAGGCCGGCCACACCTATTATCAGCGCGCCTCGGAGATCGTGCGCGAGGTTGACAGCCTTGCCGAGGCGGTGCGCCAGTCTTCCGGCGACGTCCGCGGCAGGATCAAGCTGTCGGCCGCCCGCACCTTCGCCGACGCGCCGATCGGTCAGTCGCTGGTCGACTTCGCCAGGCAGCATCCCGACATCGTGCTCGACATCCATCTCGACGACCGCTTCGTCGACCTTGTCGAGGAAGGCTTTGACCTTGCCGTGCGCATCTCGCGGCTGGAGAACTCCTCGCTGATCGCCAGGCGGCTGGCGCCGTTCTCGGTCAGGCTGTGCGCGTCGCCGGAGCTGATCGCCAAGCATGGCGCGCCGACGCGCCCGCAGGATCTCGCAAACCTGCCCTGCATCGTCGACACCAACGGCCGCTCGCTGGCCAACTGGCGCTTCAAGGGCGAAGGCGAGGAATCCATCAGCGTCGCCGTTTCCGGGCCTATCGAGGTCAACAGCCCGATCGTGGCGAGAGCCGCCGCGCTCTCCGGCCTGGGCTTTGCCATGCTGCCCGATTTCATCGCCGCCCCCGACCTCGCGTCCGGCAAGCTGGTCACCGCGCTCGACGATCGCATCCTGGCCGGCACCGGCATCTTCGCCGTCTACCCGCACCGCCGCTATTTGCCGGCCAAGGTGAGGGTCTTCGTCGACTTCCTGGTGCACTGGTTCAGGACGCGCGACACGGGCGCCTGA
- a CDS encoding amidase, whose protein sequence is MPGTQGPLNAFLNLRQMPVEDAELGPLAGLRLAVKDIYDVAGYRTGCGNPQKYEEAHAASRTAQAVQAILDAGARFVGKTQTDELAFSLFGQNAHFPYPVNPAAPDRVTGGSSSGSAAAVAGGLANIATGSDTGGSIRAPASFCGLIGLRTTHGRISLDGAMKLASSFDTFGWFADDIETYETVGKLLLGRDLHQHPLNRPLSIRWLDAFVMGPAEAAQYARMKALAAAVIGQPVETEYAFASFPDELYWCFRRLQAFEAWREHGPWISAGGRLSPGVEERFAFGRTIDAKTAAAEAARRLAFRAELGALLGNDGFLVLPTVPGAAPLAASTPEQFQAYRERALHLLCLSGLSGFPQITLPIGSVDGAPFGLSLLGPSGSDVALIRLGRKILDAARKV, encoded by the coding sequence ATGCCAGGAACTCAAGGACCGCTGAACGCCTTCCTCAATCTGCGCCAAATGCCTGTGGAGGATGCGGAATTGGGCCCGCTCGCCGGCCTGCGCCTGGCCGTCAAGGACATCTATGACGTCGCCGGCTACCGCACCGGCTGCGGCAACCCGCAAAAATACGAGGAGGCGCATGCCGCCTCGCGCACGGCGCAAGCGGTGCAGGCCATCCTCGACGCCGGCGCGCGATTCGTCGGCAAGACCCAGACCGACGAGCTGGCCTTCTCGCTGTTCGGCCAGAACGCGCATTTCCCATACCCGGTCAATCCCGCCGCGCCCGATCGCGTCACCGGCGGCTCCTCTTCCGGCTCGGCGGCCGCGGTTGCCGGCGGGCTGGCGAACATCGCCACCGGCTCCGACACCGGCGGCTCGATCCGCGCGCCGGCGAGCTTCTGCGGCCTGATCGGGCTACGCACCACCCATGGCCGCATTTCGCTCGACGGGGCGATGAAGCTGGCATCGAGCTTCGACACGTTCGGCTGGTTCGCCGACGACATCGAGACCTATGAGACGGTCGGCAAGCTGCTGCTCGGCCGCGACCTGCATCAGCACCCGCTCAACCGCCCGCTCTCGATCCGCTGGCTGGACGCCTTCGTCATGGGTCCGGCGGAGGCCGCGCAATATGCGCGCATGAAGGCGCTGGCCGCCGCTGTCATAGGCCAGCCCGTGGAAACCGAATACGCCTTCGCTTCATTCCCCGACGAGCTTTACTGGTGCTTTCGCCGCCTGCAGGCCTTCGAGGCCTGGCGCGAGCATGGCCCGTGGATCTCGGCCGGCGGTCGCCTCAGCCCGGGCGTCGAGGAGCGTTTTGCCTTCGGCCGCACCATAGATGCCAAAACTGCCGCCGCCGAAGCGGCGCGGCGGCTGGCTTTCCGGGCCGAGCTCGGCGCCCTGCTTGGCAATGACGGCTTTCTCGTCCTGCCCACCGTTCCCGGCGCGGCGCCGCTCGCCGCCAGCACCCCGGAACAGTTCCAGGCCTACCGCGAAAGGGCGCTGCATCTCTTATGCCTTTCGGGTCTTTCGGGCTTTCCGCAGATCACCTTGCCGATCGGCTCCGTCGACGGCGCGCCCTTCGGCCTGTCGCTGCTTGGGCCTTCCGGCAGCGACGTTGCCCTGATACGGCTCGGCCGCAAGATTCTCGACGCGGCACGAAAGGTCTGA